In Lycium ferocissimum isolate CSIRO_LF1 chromosome 7, AGI_CSIRO_Lferr_CH_V1, whole genome shotgun sequence, the sequence AATAATTTGCAAAAGCATAAAAGGTAAAATGTCATGGCTACAATCAACAACATACGGACTAGAACACATCAACAAATGAACTAGGCAAAAGAGAGAATGTATTTGTTGGAGTAATGAATTGAgtacaaaatgatgtacaaataTGCATTTCCTTAATTTCGGAGAAATCCTCCAAAAGCGTCTTTGTGTTGTGGTCATAGAGCTTTTGGGCAGTTTTTGTTTAGTAGAACAAGGAAAATGAAAAGTCCATTCGGTCTGAGGGAATGTCAGTCACAGTTGAACTTCTAGtcagaaaacaaaggaaaagctGAGGTATGACGCTAGAAGCCTTTTAGGCACTTATTGAAGCATTTCCAAATCTTGATAAACAGACAACATAAAAAATTGCTTGCTTAGGGATATAGGCAAAATTTGAATTGTATTCTACTGTAGACAGTTTCCTGGATTTGTGCTTTCTTCACCCCACAGAAAATATGTGCAAAGCTTTCTTTCGGGCAAGTTAACTATTGTTTCTGTAATATCTTGGAAGTTCACCGAACTGGTTTCCTTTTCATTCCAAACACTCTCATGCCTAGAAAGATACTATTCAAAGAAACTTTGGAATCATAAtgtctcttctttttttttgaacagtTAAATCATAATGTTTCTTTTGAATGTTTTGCTCGATTGATGCATAACTTGTCAATTAATTCTCACCCATTTGATACTTATGAGATATGTTATCATCTTTAAGAATTATTGAGCTGCTGCTTCTGCTTCAATTGAGCTCTTAAGAATTATTGCCAGTGCTAACAGATAACTGACTTTTATATGAATGCCAAGTTTAAGCATGCTTAAAAATCTAGTTCTTTACACCTAATCTTTACATTTCTAAACTAATCAGGATCCTCTTAGTCAAAGTGTTTTCTGGTTCAACTCATTCATATAAGAGCTCAATTCTTTTAAAGcattcttttttcttatattttatttgataacCATGGTGTCCAGGCAAGCTTGCGGCCTAGCGCGCACCTtgactaattccacgggataccCGCCACCTCCTATCAGCAATTTTGTCCAGCAAGGCTAGGACAGATgcgaagaaatcacctagtgtttttgtctccgctgggatttgaacctgagacctcatggttctcaacccacttcattgaccactagacTACACCCTTGGATGCTTTAAAGCATTACAACACTTAGAATGATTATCAGTTCAATTCGACATTAGTTTGCGCGCTAGGTACTGGAAGCTTACCTCCCAGGTCTAAGAATCTTGTACTTCCCCAGCTTAGCAAGATCCACCACTGTCGATCCAGCTCGTCCAGCTGGAAGAATTCCACCATCATAGACGTATGCACAGTGCTCCCAAAGGTTCTCAAAATCTTTGATGTCTATGCTACTGGGTTGTCCACTGAGGTTAGCGCTAGTAAGTGCAAGGGCACTTCTAGAACCACGGGCGATTACCCTGATGAAGTTACAGTCTGGCACTCGAACCCCTATGCTCTCTAATCCAGGGTTTAATGACTTCTCAAGGATACTCGACTCACCTGCAAAATATCTGAAATCAGCCTCTAGTACAGAAGATTCATAACAGAAAGATAAAAGTTTCCGAAACTACTGAACATGGACCAGTCTTTTCCTAGGCGAGTGACTCTTCTTGGTCCTTATTCAAGTGTGTTAAGAGAGAAACTGACACAAATGGACCCCTATGTTTGACGGTAGGTTCCAAATAGTctcttaagtatgcacttaacagtttaGGTCCgtaagtttgccaaaagttaacacttttagtcgTCGTAAAATATTTACTGAACACTGTCGGTTAGCTTTGACGGAAACAGTGGGAACAAAGACTTAACTATAAATACCAAGAAAGTCCCATCAACTCCTAAAATATGCAACAACAAAAAGCTATGCTAGACACTAAAAAGatacaaaaaaaagaagaagctgaaATTATACCTCAAAAGCTGCACCAAACtctagaaataaattagaaatagcaaaactacaaaaattgtctaatttctttttttgtcataGTTCCCGTCAAATCTATCAGACAAAGTTCGGTAAATATTTTAcagagactaaaagtgttaacttttggcaAATTTAAAGGACCAAACCTGTTAAGtacatacttaagggactattttgaacctaccctcaaacataaggggCCATTTTGTCACTTTCTCTGTGTTAAGAAGTTACAAACAGTTATTATGTACCAGTAAAGTAGTACTAACTAGAGTAAAGTAGTACTAACTTGAGATAGTTAACCCTTTGAAGGATACCCATGCCTGCCACTTTGTtgaaataacataaataagCTACTAACCTCGCCTTAAGACCACAGTTACAGGTCCAGGAAGCAGGCActcaagcaagccatgaggcaGATGATCTGTCGCAGCATAACGTTGTATGTCATGAACATCGCCAACACAAATAGCTAGAGGACTTGTATGCTTACGTCCTTTGATCTCATAAATCCGATTCACTGCCTCAGCAGAACTACAAGCATTGtcccataaaaaaataaatcactTTCCACAAATATGAgttagagattaaaaaaaaactgattaAAATGTCTCCTTGATGAATTGCTAGGTCAAATAAATGAACAATGCTTGAAACTTTATGCTCAGTGAAGATGTTAATGCAATATCACTTatcaaaaaaacaaagaaaaaaaaaaggagacgTTAACGCAATATCCTATGAAAGATAGGGATTTTAAATTCTAACctactatttctttctttcagttggATTTTATCATTTCCCACGAAAGACAGGGAGGAGGCATGGAATACCGAGAAAGTAGCTTTCTTCACATGGTGCGCAACAGGGATGCATAATTTggtggacatttttttttataggtaGGGTATAATTTTATTAATGAAGTGCGAAGAAGGTACATCAAATACATCATAACAGCAGGCTCAGTCTATCTGGCCATTACATGCTTCTTCCTAACATATCTAGGAAATCAAGATATTGGTTCATGTCCTCTATCATGCCCTCCTTACACCAAAAGTAAGAGTTATGTTTACATTTATTCTTGATGAGAGAGATGTGACACTTTTTATCTTCAAAACACCTCGTGTTTCTTTCCAGCCATAGGGTCCATTGGATACATAATGGAATTGTTCTCCAGATCTGTTTAAACCTCTTGGTTGTCTTCTGATTCTGCCAACTTTCTATCATGCTCTTCACACTTCCTGACATCACCCATGATACACCACAAATACTCAAAAAGAAGTTCCAGCACAGCCTAGAGAAACTGCAATGCAGTAAAAGATGGTTAAGCCTTTTCACATAGAAAACACCTGCTGCCCAAAGTGAACCCTCTCTTTTGAAGGTTATCCTGAGTTAAACAGGCCTCCAAAGTAGCAATCCTATCCGAAGCAAGCACCAGAGCATTTTCCATGGTCATGTTACCTCCGTTTGACCATCATGCTTCTGTAGCATTCTGTAACTACTCTTTACAGAGAATTTCTTGTCAATGCTTGTTGACCAAATCAAAAGAGTCCACCTTATCCTCAAATATAGCAGTGGAGTTCAACTGCTGTAAC encodes:
- the LOC132062900 gene encoding uncharacterized protein LOC132062900 isoform X2, which gives rise to MNCSTLTKIAQTTLPLFNSIIHSSRGSRRGFSAVTVKKMAWNLEKCDGNVETKMVSVCPATEDYAQDAIEAIKARKVIAVPTDTLYGFACDACSAEAVNRIYEIKGRKHTSPLAICVGDVHDIQRYAATDHLPHGLLECLLPGPVTVVLRRGESSILEKSLNPGLESIGVRVPDCNFIRVIARGSRSALALTSANLSGQPSSIDIKDFENLWEHCAYVYDGGILPAGRAGSTVVDLAKLGKYKILRPGSAKEETVAILEKHSLLEDGTGY
- the LOC132062900 gene encoding uncharacterized protein LOC132062900 isoform X1 codes for the protein MNCSTLTKIAQTTLPLFNSIIHSSRGVKKFGFLNLWAGSRRGFSAVTVKKMAWNLEKCDGNVETKMVSVCPATEDYAQDAIEAIKARKVIAVPTDTLYGFACDACSAEAVNRIYEIKGRKHTSPLAICVGDVHDIQRYAATDHLPHGLLECLLPGPVTVVLRRGESSILEKSLNPGLESIGVRVPDCNFIRVIARGSRSALALTSANLSGQPSSIDIKDFENLWEHCAYVYDGGILPAGRAGSTVVDLAKLGKYKILRPGSAKEETVAILEKHSLLEDGTGY
- the LOC132062900 gene encoding uncharacterized protein LOC132062900 isoform X3; this encodes MAWNLEKCDGNVETKMVSVCPATEDYAQDAIEAIKARKVIAVPTDTLYGFACDACSAEAVNRIYEIKGRKHTSPLAICVGDVHDIQRYAATDHLPHGLLECLLPGPVTVVLRRGESSILEKSLNPGLESIGVRVPDCNFIRVIARGSRSALALTSANLSGQPSSIDIKDFENLWEHCAYVYDGGILPAGRAGSTVVDLAKLGKYKILRPGSAKEETVAILEKHSLLEDGTGY